Proteins co-encoded in one Halorussus lipolyticus genomic window:
- a CDS encoding phosphoribosylaminoimidazolesuccinocarboxamide synthase yields MTSVKEFRIEREPTATTLGRGAFVFTDDYSVFDWGKMPDEIPDKGASLCSMGAHNFELLEDEGVPTHYRGVVDSGTGEVVPLADAEDAPTEMAIDLTQVPDLPREGRNYDYDAFHAEAADNYLIPLEVVFRNSVPVGSSLRRRTNPADHGLDFEEWPEGAVQLEEPIVEFSTKYEESDRYLTRSEADRIAGIADIEELEAVAREVNRIVTDRAAEAELVHEDGKIECLYFDGEIRVGDVVGTFDENRFTFHGQQVSKEFIRQYHKRTQPEWVEAVGAAKQEAKAQDVADWKSLCEESPEPLDEGVVGAAQDLYAAGTNAYVGRELFDAPSLVDAVDAVRNL; encoded by the coding sequence ATGACCAGCGTCAAGGAGTTCCGCATTGAGCGCGAACCGACCGCGACCACGCTGGGCCGAGGAGCCTTCGTCTTCACCGACGACTACTCGGTGTTCGACTGGGGCAAGATGCCCGACGAGATTCCGGACAAGGGTGCGAGTCTCTGCTCGATGGGCGCGCACAACTTCGAGTTGCTGGAAGACGAGGGCGTGCCGACCCACTACCGCGGTGTAGTGGATTCGGGGACCGGTGAAGTCGTCCCCCTCGCCGACGCCGAGGACGCGCCGACCGAGATGGCCATCGACCTGACGCAGGTGCCAGACCTGCCCCGAGAGGGTCGGAACTACGACTACGACGCTTTCCACGCCGAGGCCGCCGACAACTACCTGATTCCGCTCGAAGTCGTCTTCCGGAATAGCGTCCCCGTGGGGTCGAGTCTCCGCCGGCGGACCAATCCCGCCGACCACGGACTGGACTTCGAGGAGTGGCCCGAGGGCGCGGTCCAGTTGGAGGAACCCATCGTGGAGTTCTCGACCAAGTACGAGGAGAGCGACCGCTATCTCACCCGAAGCGAGGCCGACCGAATCGCCGGAATTGCCGACATCGAAGAACTCGAAGCGGTCGCCCGCGAGGTCAACCGCATCGTGACCGACCGGGCCGCCGAGGCCGAGTTGGTCCACGAGGACGGCAAAATCGAGTGTCTCTACTTCGACGGCGAGATTCGCGTCGGCGACGTGGTGGGCACCTTCGACGAGAACCGCTTCACCTTCCACGGCCAGCAGGTCAGCAAGGAGTTCATTCGCCAGTACCACAAGCGCACCCAACCAGAATGGGTTGAGGCCGTCGGTGCGGCCAAGCAGGAGGCCAAGGCGCAGGACGTTGCCGACTGGAAATCGCTGTGCGAGGAGTCGCCCGAACCGCTTGACGAGGGCGTCGTTGGGGCCGCGCAGGACCTCTACGCCGCCGGAACCAACGCCTACGTGGGTCGGGAACTGTTCGACGCGCCCTCGCTGGTGGACGCGGTTGACGCCGTTCGGAATCTTTGA
- a CDS encoding tubulin/FtsZ family protein, translating to MKLAMIGFGQAGGKIVDKFLEYDQRTGSNIVRSAVAVNSAKADLMGLDEVPQDNRVLIGQSRVKGHGVGADNELGAEIAEEDIDEIQGAIDNIPVHEVDAFLIVAGMGGGTGSGGAPVLAKHLKRIYTEPVYGLGILPGSDEGGIYTLNAARSFQTFVREVDNLMVFDNDAWRQSGESIESGYEEINEEIVRRFGILFGAGEVGGDDAVAESVVDSSEIINTLAGGGVSTIGYAAEEVENANSGSGLLSRFTGSDDEPTDTANTTNRITSLVRKAALGRLTLPCEIEGSERALLVLSGPPQHLNRKGIERGRKWLEEQTGSMEVRGGDYPVSDSQYVASVVLLSGVNNVPRVKELQEVAIEAQENIDEIQEQSEENLEELVEDDDDELEPLF from the coding sequence ATGAAGCTCGCAATGATTGGTTTCGGGCAGGCCGGTGGGAAGATAGTCGACAAATTCCTGGAGTACGACCAGCGGACGGGCAGTAATATCGTCCGTTCGGCGGTCGCAGTGAACTCCGCGAAAGCCGACTTGATGGGCCTCGACGAGGTCCCGCAGGACAACCGCGTCCTCATTGGTCAGTCCCGAGTGAAAGGTCACGGTGTCGGAGCAGACAACGAACTCGGCGCGGAAATCGCCGAAGAGGACATAGACGAGATTCAGGGGGCTATCGACAACATCCCCGTCCACGAAGTCGATGCCTTCCTCATCGTCGCGGGGATGGGCGGTGGAACAGGGTCCGGTGGTGCCCCGGTGCTGGCCAAGCACCTCAAGCGCATCTACACCGAACCCGTCTACGGCCTCGGTATCCTGCCCGGAAGCGACGAGGGGGGTATCTACACGCTGAACGCCGCGCGGTCCTTCCAGACGTTCGTCCGGGAGGTTGACAACCTGATGGTGTTCGACAACGACGCGTGGCGTCAGTCGGGCGAATCCATCGAGAGCGGCTACGAGGAGATCAACGAGGAAATCGTCCGCCGGTTCGGTATCCTGTTCGGTGCGGGCGAGGTCGGGGGCGACGACGCCGTTGCAGAGAGCGTCGTGGACTCCAGCGAAATCATCAACACGCTCGCCGGGGGCGGCGTCTCGACCATCGGCTACGCGGCCGAGGAGGTCGAAAACGCCAACTCCGGAAGCGGCCTGCTATCGCGGTTCACCGGGAGCGACGACGAACCCACCGACACCGCCAACACCACGAACCGCATCACGAGTCTGGTTCGCAAGGCGGCGCTCGGTCGGCTTACCCTGCCCTGTGAAATCGAAGGCTCCGAGCGCGCGCTCCTCGTGCTGAGCGGTCCGCCTCAGCACCTCAACCGGAAAGGCATAGAGCGCGGGCGGAAATGGCTCGAAGAGCAGACCGGTTCCATGGAGGTCCGGGGCGGCGACTACCCGGTTTCGGACTCGCAGTACGTCGCCAGCGTCGTCCTCCTGTCGGGGGTCAACAACGTCCCGCGGGTCAAAGAGCTACAGGAAGTCGCCATCGAGGCCCAAGAGAACATCGACGAGATTCAGGAACAGAGCGAAGAGAACTTGGAAGAACTAGTGGAGGACGACGACGATGAACTCGAACCACTGTTCTAA
- a CDS encoding hybrid sensor histidine kinase/response regulator — translation MTEDETTILLIEDNEGDARLIEEMIQMKGSLLDDSSQLSPNISLVHEERLEDGLESLDAKPVDIILLDLMLPDSSGEETLDSVLERTDDEPIVLLTGLNDREFGVNAVQRGAQDYLVKGEIDGELLVRTMRYAMERKKNERELARRTEQLAILNQILEHDIRNDMNVVHGTGRLLRDRISDPDHEELLDRMLDNSAHVMELTETVSTLLKTITGDRDPHLEPVDAGAVLESEVRKIRTSHDDATFVVDGEIPDATVQANNMLSSVFSNLLNNAVQHNDTDEPRIEIGVEDCGETVEIAIADDGPGVSDERKETIFGRGEQGLDSSGTGIGLYLVDTLVGQFGGSVRVEDNDPRGAVFVVELVALDSDEPGDETTDATGDETADVTRDENDDEIGDETTDGDSGFEVWN, via the coding sequence ATGACTGAGGACGAAACAACCATCCTCCTGATAGAGGACAACGAGGGCGACGCGCGACTCATCGAGGAGATGATTCAGATGAAGGGGAGTCTGCTGGACGACAGCAGTCAACTCTCGCCCAACATCTCGCTGGTCCACGAGGAGCGACTCGAAGACGGTCTCGAATCGCTCGACGCCAAACCAGTCGATATTATCCTGCTGGACCTGATGCTCCCCGATAGCAGTGGCGAGGAGACGCTGGATTCGGTCTTGGAACGGACAGACGACGAGCCAATCGTCCTGTTGACCGGTCTCAACGACCGAGAGTTCGGCGTCAACGCGGTCCAGCGCGGGGCGCAGGACTACCTCGTGAAGGGCGAAATCGACGGCGAACTGCTGGTCCGGACGATGCGCTACGCGATGGAGCGCAAGAAGAACGAGCGCGAACTCGCCCGCCGGACCGAACAACTCGCCATCCTGAACCAGATTCTCGAACACGACATCCGAAACGACATGAACGTGGTCCACGGCACCGGGCGACTCCTCCGCGACCGGATTTCGGACCCCGACCACGAGGAACTCCTCGACCGGATGCTCGACAACAGCGCCCACGTCATGGAACTCACCGAGACGGTCTCGACCCTGCTGAAGACGATTACGGGCGACCGAGACCCGCACCTCGAACCCGTGGACGCCGGCGCGGTCCTCGAATCCGAGGTCCGGAAGATTCGGACCTCCCACGACGACGCCACCTTCGTCGTGGACGGCGAGATTCCCGACGCGACCGTTCAGGCGAACAACATGCTCTCGTCGGTGTTCAGCAACCTGCTGAACAACGCGGTCCAGCACAACGACACCGACGAACCGCGAATCGAAATCGGCGTCGAGGACTGCGGCGAGACGGTCGAAATCGCCATCGCCGACGACGGTCCGGGCGTCTCCGACGAGCGAAAGGAGACCATCTTCGGCAGAGGGGAGCAGGGTCTGGATAGTTCGGGCACCGGCATCGGTCTCTATCTGGTGGACACCCTCGTCGGCCAGTTCGGCGGGTCGGTCCGGGTCGAGGACAACGACCCGCGCGGCGCGGTGTTCGTGGTCGAACTCGTCGCACTGGACAGCGACGAACCCGGCGACGAGACGACCGATGCGACCGGCGACGAGACGGCCGACGTAACCCGCGACGAGAACGACGACGAAATCGGTGACGAGACGACCGACGGAGACAGCGGTTTCGAGGTTTGGAACTGA
- a CDS encoding metal-dependent hydrolase yields MMNTTHAAMGVALSAPLVVLAPELAPIAALSAFVGGVFPDLDLFSGQHRRTLHFPVYYSTAGLVVGGAALFRPSPETVGAACFLLSAAVHCVADAVGGGLELRPWEATDDRGVYVHPAGRWVRPRRWVRYDGAPEDLVLAGLFSLPGLVLFSGTVRTLTLVGLAVSVVYTALRKRLPGIETKYLR; encoded by the coding sequence GTGATGAACACCACTCATGCCGCGATGGGCGTCGCGCTGTCAGCGCCGCTGGTGGTCCTCGCGCCGGAACTCGCGCCAATCGCGGCGCTCTCAGCCTTCGTCGGCGGCGTCTTCCCGGACCTCGACCTGTTCTCGGGCCAGCACCGCCGGACGCTCCACTTCCCGGTCTACTACTCGACGGCGGGCCTCGTTGTGGGGGGTGCGGCCCTGTTTCGACCGTCGCCTGAGACGGTCGGGGCGGCGTGTTTCCTGCTGTCGGCCGCGGTCCACTGCGTCGCCGACGCTGTCGGCGGCGGGTTGGAACTCCGACCGTGGGAGGCCACCGACGACCGGGGGGTGTACGTCCATCCCGCGGGCCGATGGGTTCGTCCTCGGCGTTGGGTTCGCTACGACGGCGCGCCCGAGGACTTGGTTCTCGCGGGCCTGTTCTCGCTACCGGGACTCGTCCTGTTCTCGGGCACGGTCCGGACGCTCACCCTCGTCGGTCTCGCCGTGTCGGTGGTCTACACCGCGCTCAGAAAGCGACTGCCGGGAATCGAGACCAAGTATCTCAGGTAG
- the cofG gene encoding 7,8-didemethyl-8-hydroxy-5-deazariboflavin synthase subunit CofG — protein sequence MAGADIPGLEEYDIDLSFDEDEVRHLLDTGPEDVDPADELTFAKNVFVPLTTACRYTCTYCTYFDPPGEASLLSPEEVREILQTGADAGCTEALFTFGDDPDDRYTRVHDQLAEWGHDSIHTYLREVCEIALDEGLLPHSNPGDQTRDEMALVADVNASMGVMLETTADVGAHAGPRVKNPGQRLNTIRNAGELGVPFTTGLLVGIGEDWRDRAESLLAIREMHERYGHVQEVIVQNVVPNERSNYDRPSVETMRRVVAMARDCLPEEVSVQVPPNLSPTRELLDCGVDDLGGVSPVTDDHINPEYKWPALKELEDIADEAGVPLRERLPVYRRYLSDEWVSETVHSAIRADDEAGERYRSVLST from the coding sequence ATGGCAGGTGCCGACATTCCGGGACTCGAGGAGTACGACATCGACCTCTCCTTCGACGAGGACGAGGTCCGACACCTCCTCGACACCGGACCCGAGGACGTGGACCCCGCCGACGAACTCACCTTCGCCAAGAACGTCTTCGTCCCCCTGACCACCGCCTGCCGGTACACCTGCACTTACTGCACCTACTTCGACCCGCCCGGTGAGGCCTCGCTCCTCTCGCCCGAGGAGGTCCGCGAAATTCTCCAAACTGGTGCGGACGCCGGTTGCACCGAGGCCCTCTTTACCTTCGGCGACGACCCAGACGACCGGTACACGCGGGTTCACGACCAACTCGCCGAGTGGGGCCACGACTCCATCCACACCTACCTCCGGGAGGTCTGCGAAATCGCGCTGGACGAGGGCCTGCTTCCCCACAGCAACCCCGGCGACCAGACCCGCGACGAGATGGCGCTGGTCGCGGACGTGAACGCCTCGATGGGCGTGATGCTCGAAACCACCGCCGACGTGGGTGCCCACGCCGGACCGCGGGTCAAGAACCCCGGTCAGCGACTCAACACGATTCGGAACGCGGGCGAGTTGGGGGTGCCGTTTACGACGGGACTCCTCGTCGGTATCGGCGAGGACTGGCGCGACAGGGCCGAAAGCCTGCTGGCGATTCGGGAGATGCACGAGCGGTACGGCCACGTCCAAGAGGTCATCGTTCAGAACGTGGTCCCCAACGAGCGTTCGAACTACGACCGGCCTTCGGTCGAGACGATGCGCCGCGTCGTGGCGATGGCCCGCGACTGCCTGCCCGAGGAGGTTTCGGTCCAAGTCCCGCCGAACCTCTCGCCGACCCGCGAACTGCTGGACTGCGGCGTGGACGACTTAGGCGGCGTCTCGCCGGTCACCGACGACCACATCAATCCCGAGTACAAGTGGCCGGCGCTGAAGGAGTTGGAGGACATCGCCGACGAGGCCGGGGTCCCGCTTCGGGAGCGCCTGCCGGTCTACCGGCGGTACCTGTCCGACGAGTGGGTCTCCGAGACAGTTCATTCGGCTATCAGGGCCGACGACGAGGCGGGCGAGCGGTATCGGTCGGTCCTTTCGACCTAA
- a CDS encoding sensor histidine kinase — translation MDTSIRVLVVDDSSFYAQLVADTLATDYDMTTTTAADASEGLERLADAEVDCVVTDYQMPGPNGIEFLEAARDRGFEQPFILLTGTGSEAVASEAVAAGVTHYFQKSEGEQQFEKLANQIDNAVEQHRTEKKYELLVDNSPDLIAQISADGEFVMTNEAMAASFGATPDELTGKSLYDLVPDDIADKRLEVGREVIETGETRRFEDGYDGEYFHNVFVSVDLPGERETFQVIARDITERKEAEIELKETVEKLEESNAQLEQFAYVASHDLQEPLRMVSSYMQLLERKYRDELDDDAQEFIDYAVDGANRMKEMINDLLQYSRVDSRGGDFEETDFESVVTQAEENLQVAIAESDAEVTRDDLPTVVCDESQMVMLLQNLVSNGIKYCDEGPPEIHVSGERDGDEYVFAVSDNGIGIPEDERDEVFRIFSRLHGKDEYSGTGIGLAMCKKILDRHDGDISVESAVGEGSTFSFTLPVRDAEGGTSGESGGETDE, via the coding sequence ATGGACACCTCTATTCGGGTGTTGGTCGTCGACGATAGCAGTTTCTACGCGCAACTCGTCGCCGACACTCTCGCAACGGACTACGACATGACGACGACGACGGCGGCCGACGCGAGCGAGGGTCTCGAACGCCTCGCGGACGCGGAAGTGGACTGCGTCGTTACCGACTACCAGATGCCGGGACCGAACGGAATCGAGTTCCTCGAGGCCGCCCGCGACCGGGGATTCGAACAGCCGTTCATCCTCCTGACGGGGACCGGAAGCGAGGCGGTCGCAAGCGAAGCGGTCGCCGCGGGCGTGACCCACTACTTCCAGAAGTCGGAGGGCGAACAGCAGTTCGAGAAGTTGGCGAACCAAATCGACAACGCGGTCGAACAGCACCGCACCGAGAAGAAGTACGAACTGCTGGTGGACAACTCGCCCGACCTCATCGCCCAAATCAGCGCGGACGGCGAGTTCGTCATGACCAACGAGGCCATGGCGGCCTCCTTCGGCGCGACCCCCGACGAGTTGACCGGAAAATCGCTCTACGACTTGGTTCCGGACGACATCGCGGACAAGCGACTGGAGGTCGGCCGAGAGGTCATCGAGACGGGCGAGACCCGGCGCTTCGAGGACGGTTACGACGGCGAGTACTTCCACAACGTCTTCGTCTCGGTGGACTTGCCGGGCGAGCGCGAGACGTTTCAGGTCATCGCCCGCGACATCACCGAGCGAAAAGAGGCCGAAATCGAGTTGAAAGAGACCGTCGAGAAGTTAGAGGAGTCCAACGCCCAGTTGGAGCAGTTCGCTTACGTGGCGTCTCACGACTTGCAGGAACCACTGCGGATGGTGTCTTCGTACATGCAGTTGCTCGAACGCAAGTACAGAGACGAACTGGACGACGACGCACAGGAGTTCATCGACTACGCCGTGGACGGCGCGAACCGGATGAAAGAGATGATAAACGACCTGCTCCAGTACTCGCGGGTCGATAGCCGGGGCGGCGACTTCGAGGAGACCGACTTCGAGTCAGTGGTCACGCAGGCCGAGGAGAACCTACAGGTCGCCATCGCCGAGAGCGACGCCGAGGTCACCCGAGACGACCTGCCCACGGTGGTCTGCGACGAGAGCCAGATGGTGATGTTGCTCCAGAATCTGGTGAGCAACGGCATCAAGTACTGCGACGAGGGGCCGCCGGAGATTCACGTCTCGGGCGAGCGCGACGGCGACGAGTACGTCTTCGCGGTCAGCGACAACGGCATCGGCATCCCGGAAGACGAGCGAGACGAGGTGTTCCGCATCTTCTCGCGGCTTCACGGCAAGGACGAGTACTCCGGTACCGGCATCGGACTGGCGATGTGCAAGAAGATTCTCGACCGCCACGACGGCGACATCTCGGTCGAGTCGGCGGTCGGCGAGGGTTCGACGTTCTCCTTTACGCTCCCGGTGCGAGACGCCGAAGGGGGCACGAGCGGGGAAAGCGGAGGTGAGACCGATGAATGA
- the cofC gene encoding 2-phospho-L-lactate guanylyltransferase — MRVVVPFAASDPKTRLADALSAEERRAFADAMLEDVLAAVRATGREPEVLATAPVDVDAPVTVDERPLTEAVNGLLAESAAADSSVAVVMADLALATPEALNDLFERKSDVVLAPGRGGGTNALVARHPKFRVDYHGTSYLDHRRAARTVGADLAVADSHRLATDVDERADLAEVLIHGGSATETRVEPTADPRETSRARAWLRRAGFELADERGRTAVTRASET, encoded by the coding sequence ATGCGAGTCGTCGTCCCCTTCGCGGCCAGCGACCCGAAGACCCGGTTAGCCGACGCCCTCTCCGCCGAGGAGCGCCGGGCGTTCGCAGACGCGATGCTCGAAGACGTGCTGGCCGCGGTGCGAGCGACCGGCCGGGAACCCGAGGTGCTGGCCACCGCGCCGGTTGACGTGGACGCGCCGGTCACCGTGGACGAGCGACCGCTGACAGAGGCCGTCAACGGTCTCCTCGCGGAGTCCGCCGCCGCTGACTCGTCGGTCGCGGTCGTGATGGCCGACCTCGCGCTGGCGACTCCGGAGGCGCTGAACGACCTGTTCGAGCGCAAGAGCGATGTTGTCCTCGCGCCGGGGCGAGGCGGCGGGACGAACGCACTCGTCGCGCGCCACCCCAAGTTCCGGGTGGACTACCACGGGACTTCCTATCTGGACCACCGCCGGGCGGCCCGAACGGTCGGGGCCGACCTCGCCGTCGCGGATTCACACCGACTGGCGACCGACGTGGACGAGCGCGCCGATTTGGCCGAGGTGCTGATTCACGGCGGGAGCGCGACAGAAACGCGAGTCGAACCCACCGCCGACCCCCGCGAGACGAGTCGAGCGCGGGCGTGGCTTCGGCGGGCGGGCTTCGAACTCGCCGACGAGCGCGGGCGCACCGCAGTCACGCGAGCGTCCGAGACCTGA
- the cofH gene encoding 7,8-didemethyl-8-hydroxy-5-deazariboflavin synthase subunit CofH, translated as MEDAARTNVPRGEFDFECVPETDQSFETALAKARDGERLTVADGIELMTTGTDSEDIDLARKERVLEAADRRRAEEVGEGVTFVANLNNNVTTACNTGCLFCNFKNTAQNFEEDADEEHAGFTKTPEESREIVESAREMGIYEVTSVSGLHPGLVLDDEHKELLETSDRGDLNYKPPEKYETNPGTYVEQMEAMNGGGVHLHSMTPEEAYHARRGTDWSYEEVYGRLKDAGLDSVPGTAAEILSDEVRSVICPGKIGSDEWVEAMEAAAAVGLDLTSTIMYGHVENEAHRVKHLERIRDLQDRTGAITEFVPLSFVHRNTPLYDRGMIESGATVHEDELMIAVSRLFLDNVENIQSSWVKYGDEQGLKMLSCGANDFMGTILSEEITKRAGGEFGEFRSFAEYVEMITAVGRVPVERSTDYRQKREIDPENPPFGPELGPSADGTPLVPETDSDESDAPTETLADD; from the coding sequence ATGGAAGACGCGGCCCGGACGAACGTCCCGCGGGGAGAGTTCGACTTCGAGTGCGTGCCCGAGACCGACCAGTCGTTCGAGACGGCGCTGGCGAAAGCCCGCGACGGCGAGCGACTCACGGTCGCCGACGGCATCGAACTCATGACCACCGGCACCGACAGCGAGGACATCGACCTCGCCCGGAAAGAGCGCGTGCTGGAGGCCGCCGACCGACGCCGCGCCGAGGAGGTCGGCGAGGGCGTCACCTTCGTCGCCAACCTGAACAACAACGTCACCACGGCGTGCAACACCGGGTGTCTGTTCTGTAACTTCAAGAACACCGCCCAGAACTTCGAGGAGGACGCCGACGAGGAACACGCAGGCTTCACCAAGACGCCCGAGGAGTCCCGCGAAATCGTCGAGTCGGCCCGCGAGATGGGCATCTACGAGGTCACGTCGGTCAGTGGTCTCCACCCCGGTCTCGTGCTGGACGACGAACACAAGGAACTCCTCGAAACGAGCGACCGGGGCGACCTGAACTACAAACCCCCCGAGAAGTACGAGACCAATCCCGGCACCTACGTCGAGCAGATGGAGGCCATGAACGGCGGCGGCGTCCACCTCCACTCGATGACCCCCGAGGAGGCCTATCACGCTCGCCGAGGCACCGACTGGTCCTACGAGGAGGTCTACGGTCGCTTGAAAGACGCCGGCCTCGACAGCGTGCCGGGCACCGCGGCCGAGATTCTCTCCGACGAGGTGCGGTCGGTCATCTGCCCCGGCAAAATCGGGAGCGACGAGTGGGTCGAGGCGATGGAGGCCGCCGCCGCGGTCGGTCTCGACCTGACCTCGACAATCATGTACGGCCACGTCGAGAACGAGGCCCACCGAGTCAAGCACCTCGAACGCATCCGGGACTTGCAGGACAGAACCGGAGCAATCACCGAGTTCGTGCCACTCTCGTTCGTCCACCGGAACACGCCGCTCTACGACCGCGGGATGATAGAGTCGGGCGCGACGGTCCACGAGGACGAACTGATGATTGCGGTCTCGCGCCTGTTCCTCGATAACGTCGAAAACATCCAGTCCTCGTGGGTCAAGTACGGCGACGAGCAGGGTCTGAAGATGCTCTCGTGCGGCGCGAACGACTTCATGGGCACAATCCTGAGCGAGGAGATAACCAAGCGCGCCGGGGGCGAGTTCGGCGAGTTCCGGAGTTTCGCCGAGTACGTCGAGATGATAACCGCCGTCGGTCGGGTCCCGGTCGAGCGTTCGACCGACTACCGCCAGAAACGAGAAATAGACCCCGAGAACCCGCCGTTCGGCCCCGAACTCGGTCCGTCGGCGGACGGGACGCCGCTGGTCCCCGAAACCGACTCGGACGAGTCGGACGCCCCGACCGAGACCCTCGCGGACGACTGA
- a CDS encoding TrmB family transcriptional regulator: MAGEIDDLPGNRAVETLQKLGLTEYQARCFVALVRVSSATAKEVSRIADVPYTRVYNTVEELKGQGLVEVQETDPREFRAIPADDAIRALRDEYEARLETAERTLSSLETESDTRHSGSWEISDHEQVTRRATEIVAEADDEVILVGTDEQLFETQLLRRLGDAAGDAEVVVGVPGEDAREQVEDRAPEAEVIEWNTIPDNDWSLGRILMVDRSAVMLSSLRGNDLPGVCDESAVWARGLDHGLVMGVSDLLVTLMDARDVY; encoded by the coding sequence ATGGCCGGAGAAATCGACGACCTGCCCGGCAATCGGGCAGTCGAGACTCTGCAGAAACTCGGCCTGACGGAGTATCAGGCGCGGTGTTTCGTCGCGCTGGTCCGGGTTTCGAGCGCGACGGCCAAGGAGGTGAGTCGCATCGCCGACGTGCCCTACACGCGGGTCTACAACACCGTCGAGGAGTTGAAGGGCCAAGGGTTAGTCGAGGTCCAAGAGACCGACCCCCGAGAGTTCCGCGCGATTCCGGCCGACGACGCGATTCGGGCGCTCCGCGACGAGTACGAGGCCCGACTCGAAACCGCCGAGCGAACCCTCTCGTCGCTGGAGACCGAGAGCGACACGCGCCACTCGGGGTCGTGGGAGATTTCGGACCACGAGCAGGTGACCCGCCGGGCGACCGAAATCGTCGCCGAGGCCGACGACGAGGTGATTCTGGTCGGCACCGACGAGCAGTTATTCGAGACGCAACTCCTCCGGCGACTCGGCGACGCGGCGGGTGACGCCGAGGTGGTCGTCGGCGTGCCCGGCGAGGACGCCAGAGAGCAAGTCGAGGACCGAGCGCCCGAGGCCGAGGTCATCGAGTGGAACACCATCCCGGACAACGACTGGTCGCTCGGGCGCATCCTGATGGTGGACCGCTCGGCCGTGATGTTGAGTTCGCTCCGGGGCAACGACCTGCCGGGCGTCTGCGACGAGTCGGCGGTGTGGGCGCGGGGCCTCGACCACGGTCTCGTGATGGGCGTCAGCGACCTGCTGGTGACGCTGATGGACGCCCGCGACGTGTACTGA
- a CDS encoding response regulator, giving the protein MNDGFGEPIEILLVEDNPGDVRLTEEALEQGDVLNNLHVVGDGVEAMKFLHCEGEYEDAPQPDLILLDLNLPRKDGKEVLKEIDEDRELRRIPVVVLTSSEAEEDIAKSYELHANAYITKPVDIDQFIDVAQNLEEFWLSIVKLPPNDD; this is encoded by the coding sequence ATGAATGACGGATTCGGCGAACCCATCGAGATTCTGCTGGTCGAGGACAACCCCGGCGACGTGCGCCTGACCGAGGAGGCCCTCGAACAGGGCGACGTGTTGAACAACCTCCACGTGGTCGGCGACGGCGTGGAGGCGATGAAGTTCCTCCACTGCGAGGGCGAGTACGAGGATGCGCCTCAACCAGACCTCATCCTGTTGGACCTCAACCTGCCCCGGAAGGACGGCAAGGAGGTGTTGAAGGAGATAGACGAGGACCGGGAACTCCGCCGGATTCCGGTGGTCGTGCTGACCAGTTCGGAGGCCGAGGAGGACATCGCCAAGAGCTACGAACTGCACGCCAACGCCTACATCACCAAGCCGGTGGACATCGACCAGTTCATCGACGTGGCACAGAATTTAGAGGAGTTCTGGCTCTCTATCGTCAAACTTCCGCCAAACGATGACTGA